Within Legionella birminghamensis, the genomic segment TTGCCAACCAAATCCGCATTGACACGATTGATAAAATCATCAAAATTTAAATCCAGATCATCAACCCGGCCATTTAATTTGGCGGCAAAATAGTAACGCAGGTATTCTGGATGCAAATGCTTGAGATAGTTGCGCGCCTCGATAAACGTTCCTCGGGATTTGGACATCTTTTGGCCGTTTACGGTAAGAAAGCCATGCGTATAAACGGCTGTGGGCAAGCGATGCTGGCTGCCAGCCAGCATCGCCGGCCAGAATAAGGCATGGAAGTAAACAATATCTTTACCTACAAAATGATATAATTCGGTAGTGGAATCTTTATTCCAGAATTCATCAAAAGACACACCCGTTTCATTGCAATATTTCTTGAAACTGGCCATATAACCCACCGGCGCATCAAGCCAGACATAGAAGTACTTATCCGGTGCACCGGGAATGGGAAAACCAAAATAAGGCGCATCACGGGAAATATCCCATTGCTTAAGCCCGGCAGCAAACCACTCATCAAGTTTATTGGCTACTTCTGGCTGCAGGTGTCCTTTTCGCGTCCATTCCCTAAGCAACTGTTCATATCGCGGCAAATCGAAGAAATAATGTTCGGAATCCTTCTCTACCGGTTTCACACCTGAAATGACTGAAACTGCATCGAGCAAATCAGTGGGAGAATAGGTGGCACCACAGGCTTCGCAATTATCGCCGTATTGGTCTGGCGTTTTACACTTGGGGCAAGTCCCTTTAACATAGCGATCTGGTAAAAACATTCCTTTTACTGGATCAAAGGATTGTCGAATTGTTTTTTTAATGATATCGCCATTAGCCTGTAAACGCTCATAAATGCTATTAGCGAGCAACTGGTTTTCTTCAGAGTGCGTGGTGTGATAGCAATCATAGTCAATCGCAAAGGCTTTAAAATCCTGCTCATGGCTTTCACGAATCATGCTGGTTAATTCAACAGGCGTCATTCCCAGTTGCTCCGCCTTCAGCATAATCGGGGTGCCATGCGCATCATCACCGCAAACGCTGATGCATTGATGGCCTGACATCTTTTGCGTGCGTACCCAGATATCAGTCTGAATATGTTCAACCAAATGCCCCAGGTGTAAATGGCCATTGGCATAAGGTAACGCACTGGTTACCAATAGTTTACGCACTTCCGTCATCGTTTTCTCATTTAATAAAAATCGCCAAGTATAATCGATTGCGTTGCAAAAATCCCTTGTTAAGTGAGACAGCCTGGCTATTGAAGAGCAGGGGCAGTCAGAGGCCGATGCAAAATCTCCTGTTCAGGATTGACCGGTTGACCGTTGCCCCAAAGCCTGTCTTTTCCACCCCCAAAGCAACCACAAGAGGCAGAATTGTCCTGTTCGGGAGGTTCCAAATCGAAATCCAGGCCCTGCAAAATCTGCTGGTAAGTTGTTTGGGTAGTTTCACCATAAAAATCACTATAGTCCTGCTCGGTTAAATTGGGCATTTTATCCTGATTGGGAGGGTTAATTAAATTATCCAAACCCTGAATTACCCAACTGAACAAATTGACCACTGCCGAAAAAAACAGCGCTGCGGCTGCAGCTACACCAGCGGCTGCGAATGTGGCTTTAACAACCCCCATAGACAACAAAAATAAAAAGGGATGCCAGCCATTAAATAATACCAGGCCAGCGATAGCCGGCAGGGCGGGGGGAAAAAATGCAACCAGACAACCTACCGCCGTGGCGGCCAGCAGAGCCAGTAAAATAGCAGTTAGCAATTTCCAGTGACGACGTAACCATTTGCCCATTGTTAGCCCCTAGTGAATGCCAGTGCAAGACCGAAGTATCATAGCAATCCCAATTGCACAAGGGAACTAAAAAATAGCCATTTCTTTATCATTCTGGAA encodes:
- the metG gene encoding methionine--tRNA ligase; this translates as MTEVRKLLVTSALPYANGHLHLGHLVEHIQTDIWVRTQKMSGHQCISVCGDDAHGTPIMLKAEQLGMTPVELTSMIRESHEQDFKAFAIDYDCYHTTHSEENQLLANSIYERLQANGDIIKKTIRQSFDPVKGMFLPDRYVKGTCPKCKTPDQYGDNCEACGATYSPTDLLDAVSVISGVKPVEKDSEHYFFDLPRYEQLLREWTRKGHLQPEVANKLDEWFAAGLKQWDISRDAPYFGFPIPGAPDKYFYVWLDAPVGYMASFKKYCNETGVSFDEFWNKDSTTELYHFVGKDIVYFHALFWPAMLAGSQHRLPTAVYTHGFLTVNGQKMSKSRGTFIEARNYLKHLHPEYLRYYFAAKLNGRVDDLDLNFDDFINRVNADLVGKIVNIASRCAGFINKRFDNHLAGSLSEPSLYAELLGAKPIIVEAYVQRDYAKAIRQIMDCADKVNQYIDSNKPWVLAKDPERSSEVQAICTMGLNLFRVLMTYLKPVLPMMAKEAEDFLNAQVETWDAIEKPLLNHDIRVFKPLITRVEKEKIEALLDEGKQEKPATTKAAAENQMARISIDDFSKIDLRVARIVSAESVEGADKLLKLKLDLGGEERQVFAGIKSAYQPADLLGRLTVVVANLEPRAMRFGLSEGMVLAAGDGKGIYLLNPDAGALPGMKVK